In Xanthomonas sacchari, a genomic segment contains:
- a CDS encoding YitT family protein, with protein sequence MPDDGAVVTAGPLTPPPDSAGTAQDARALRHSVAEDVQGMLLATLVASLGLAVFAHGGLMIGGMAGVAFLLHYALGWNFGLMFVLVNLPFYWLAVRRMGWEFTLKTFVAVAACGLLTDLLPRWARWATMTPLFSALVGGALVGLGILFFIRHRASLGGVGILAVYLQRSRGWSAGKVQMGFDAALMAVAFWLLAPQQVLYSAIGAVVLSLVLMFNHRAGRYMGV encoded by the coding sequence TTGCCCGACGACGGCGCCGTCGTCACGGCCGGACCGCTGACCCCGCCGCCGGATTCGGCCGGCACCGCGCAGGATGCACGCGCGCTGCGGCACAGCGTGGCCGAGGACGTGCAGGGCATGCTGCTGGCCACCCTGGTGGCCTCGCTGGGCCTGGCGGTGTTCGCCCATGGCGGGCTGATGATCGGCGGCATGGCCGGCGTGGCCTTCCTGCTGCACTACGCACTGGGCTGGAATTTCGGGTTGATGTTCGTGCTGGTCAACCTGCCGTTCTACTGGCTCGCGGTGCGGCGCATGGGCTGGGAGTTCACCCTCAAGACCTTCGTCGCGGTCGCCGCCTGCGGCCTGTTGACCGATCTGCTGCCGCGCTGGGCGCGCTGGGCGACGATGACGCCGCTGTTCTCGGCGCTGGTCGGCGGCGCGCTGGTCGGGCTGGGCATCCTGTTCTTCATCCGCCATCGCGCCAGCCTGGGCGGCGTCGGTATCCTCGCGGTGTATCTGCAGCGCAGCCGCGGCTGGAGCGCGGGCAAGGTGCAGATGGGCTTCGACGCGGCGCTGATGGCGGTGGCGTTCTGGCTGCTGGCGCCGCAGCAGGTGCTGTACTCGGCGATCGGCGCGGTGGTGCTGAGCCTGGTGCTGATGTTCAACCATCGCGCCGGGCGCTACATGGGCGTGTGA
- a CDS encoding LodA/GoxA family CTQ-dependent oxidase, whose translation MTSNVFRVHPAIGIGRVGDSQEFYLAPVTAAGTRDADGLFGGLPVQPGTESTPIAEHDFRDAAGNVKRQAARFHIYAYPSGSSGAYPNGGGVRVDVGSTIDGKTVKDIVWTVHLANKKLNNYSTVTLDEHNNPQFIGIEAYGPHPTYLPRLRNPDYAGSSDPNNPVRLLQLVIDPGPRAISAASGNAAVVAFDMTTTASYADASGAIHSQPSYPVSFPSMFHTLHEPLGKLDSLGDLRVQADGALIVAGGFARTSAVRGADGTYPALNDATENGLWYDDAADGPVNAVLIFTDGSTASVQGAWYVTGDPGYAPQTRNVVSTWDDVYDVWVRQLGLVPSLYANNAFVGAYQPSFSDDIQPIFHAAMLQRWNTNLPSGAVKGHDMIGQIQPTDDPGAKIPNLKTLIRDPASAADTETGSPMMPLSLGDAQKSFLSVSATQYFLLSQWHEKKCKQGDAPKLGSGELLDRVTLQNCLGGRYSPGIEVSFPIRDINLYVQDWKTQDCGPFRINQASLDYSKASKDRAFLSFGYVPLQTHPVEPGDLSKFMSVPWHTDYNSCATHLPDPNPGQQTVNPNNTLFWSWPAERPFAVYPAALCQVDPDDDTWYLGPQVYSVRGAGTDSPYPTRAGRFQAYADFVANWSRVGFVISGAQIAQVPGKPPYPPELFLEVASQFDPGKEFVAPWPMANVPVDPKV comes from the coding sequence ATGACCAGCAACGTGTTTCGCGTGCATCCGGCGATCGGCATCGGCCGCGTCGGCGACAGCCAGGAGTTCTATTTGGCACCGGTCACCGCGGCCGGTACCCGCGACGCCGACGGCCTGTTCGGCGGACTGCCGGTGCAACCGGGAACCGAGTCCACGCCGATTGCCGAGCACGACTTCCGCGATGCCGCCGGCAACGTCAAGCGCCAGGCCGCGCGCTTCCACATCTATGCTTACCCCAGTGGCAGTTCCGGCGCGTATCCCAACGGCGGCGGCGTGCGCGTGGACGTCGGCAGCACGATCGACGGCAAGACCGTCAAGGACATCGTGTGGACCGTGCACTTGGCCAACAAGAAGCTCAACAACTATTCGACGGTCACCCTGGACGAACACAACAATCCACAGTTCATTGGCATCGAGGCGTATGGGCCGCATCCAACGTATCTGCCACGGCTGCGCAATCCGGATTACGCCGGTTCGTCCGACCCAAACAATCCGGTTCGCCTGCTGCAGCTTGTCATCGATCCGGGACCGCGCGCGATCAGCGCCGCCTCAGGCAATGCAGCGGTCGTCGCCTTCGACATGACCACCACCGCCAGCTACGCCGATGCCAGCGGCGCGATCCACTCGCAGCCGTCCTATCCGGTCAGCTTCCCGTCGATGTTCCACACGCTGCACGAGCCGCTCGGCAAGCTCGATTCGTTGGGCGACCTGCGGGTGCAGGCGGATGGTGCGTTGATCGTGGCCGGCGGCTTCGCCCGGACTTCGGCGGTGAGAGGGGCCGACGGCACCTATCCGGCATTGAACGATGCGACCGAGAACGGCCTGTGGTACGACGATGCCGCCGATGGCCCGGTCAATGCCGTGCTGATCTTCACCGACGGCAGCACCGCCAGCGTGCAGGGCGCGTGGTACGTCACCGGCGATCCGGGCTATGCGCCGCAGACGCGCAACGTGGTCTCCACCTGGGACGATGTCTACGACGTGTGGGTGCGCCAACTGGGGTTGGTGCCGTCGCTGTACGCCAACAACGCCTTCGTCGGCGCTTACCAGCCGTCCTTCAGCGACGACATCCAGCCGATCTTCCATGCAGCGATGCTGCAGCGCTGGAACACCAACCTGCCGTCGGGCGCGGTCAAGGGCCACGACATGATCGGACAGATCCAGCCCACCGACGATCCGGGCGCGAAGATTCCCAACCTGAAGACGCTGATCCGCGACCCGGCCTCGGCCGCCGACACAGAGACCGGCTCGCCGATGATGCCGCTGTCGCTCGGCGACGCGCAGAAGAGCTTCCTCAGCGTCAGTGCCACCCAGTACTTCCTGCTCAGCCAGTGGCACGAAAAAAAATGCAAGCAGGGTGACGCTCCGAAGCTGGGTTCCGGCGAACTGCTGGACAGGGTCACGTTGCAGAATTGCCTCGGCGGCCGCTACAGCCCGGGCATCGAGGTGTCGTTCCCGATTCGCGACATCAATCTCTACGTGCAGGACTGGAAGACCCAGGACTGCGGTCCGTTCCGCATCAACCAGGCTTCGCTGGACTACAGCAAGGCGAGCAAGGACCGCGCGTTCCTGAGTTTTGGCTATGTGCCGCTGCAAACGCATCCGGTGGAGCCGGGCGACCTGTCCAAGTTCATGTCGGTGCCCTGGCATACCGACTACAACTCCTGCGCGACCCATCTGCCCGATCCCAACCCGGGCCAGCAAACGGTCAACCCGAACAACACCTTGTTCTGGTCGTGGCCGGCCGAGCGGCCGTTCGCGGTGTACCCGGCGGCGCTGTGTCAGGTCGATCCGGACGACGACACCTGGTACCTGGGACCGCAGGTGTACTCGGTGCGCGGCGCCGGCACCGACAGCCCGTATCCGACCAGGGCCGGACGCTTCCAGGCGTACGCGGACTTCGTCGCCAATTGGTCCAGGGTCGGCTTCGTCATCAGTGGCGCGCAGATCGCGCAGGTGCCCGGCAAGCCGCCGTATCCGCCCGAGTTGTTCCTCGAAGTGGCGAGCCAGTTCGATCCGGGCAAGGAATTCGTGGCGCCCTGGCCGATGGCCAATGTTCCCGTCGATCCGAAGGTATGA
- a CDS encoding FAD-dependent oxidoreductase: MSANHRCTVAIVGGGVAGCATALALAARGIEDVVVIDMGRAAGWRLGEALAPTASAALQRLGVWEAFLAQRPLASAGSCASWGRPELGYNDFIVAGQGKGWHVDRAAFDAMLAAAVPAQGGTLLRGLRLGAVGRAADGDHVLDLHGGEGDVRRLRAGFLVDASGIAAAAVRRLGVARNEVDCLAFVAGVFALEQAETIPSQALLEACADGWWYAAKLPDARMMVALALEPRRQRQFLEASVWLAAAHETRHVARWLEQGGATLAQANGLVAALGPSAILSRVVGEDWLAVGDAASAYDPLTAHGIVKALQDGEAAAQALAAHLQGAGTAPLMAYQDGVFARFRTYLREREALYARERRWAQAPFWQARLAA; the protein is encoded by the coding sequence ATGAGCGCAAACCACCGCTGCACCGTCGCCATCGTCGGCGGTGGCGTGGCCGGCTGCGCCACCGCGCTGGCGCTGGCCGCGCGCGGCATCGAGGACGTGGTGGTAATCGACATGGGCCGCGCCGCCGGCTGGCGGCTGGGCGAGGCGCTGGCGCCGACCGCCAGTGCGGCGCTGCAGCGGCTGGGCGTGTGGGAGGCGTTCCTTGCGCAGCGGCCGCTGGCCTCGGCCGGCAGTTGCGCCAGTTGGGGCCGGCCGGAACTGGGCTACAACGATTTCATCGTGGCCGGGCAGGGCAAGGGCTGGCATGTGGACCGCGCCGCCTTCGACGCGATGCTGGCCGCCGCGGTGCCGGCGCAGGGCGGCACGCTGCTGCGCGGCCTGCGCCTGGGCGCGGTCGGCCGCGCCGCCGATGGCGACCATGTGCTGGACCTGCACGGCGGGGAAGGCGACGTGCGCCGGCTGCGCGCCGGGTTCCTGGTGGATGCCAGCGGCATCGCTGCCGCGGCGGTGCGGCGGTTGGGCGTGGCCCGCAACGAAGTGGACTGCCTGGCCTTCGTCGCCGGCGTGTTCGCGCTGGAGCAGGCCGAAACGATTCCGTCGCAGGCGCTGCTGGAAGCCTGCGCGGACGGCTGGTGGTACGCGGCCAAGTTGCCGGACGCGCGGATGATGGTGGCGCTGGCGCTGGAGCCGCGGCGGCAGCGCCAGTTCCTGGAGGCGTCGGTCTGGCTGGCGGCGGCGCATGAGACGCGGCATGTCGCGCGCTGGCTGGAGCAGGGCGGTGCGACGCTGGCCCAGGCCAATGGTCTGGTCGCGGCGCTGGGGCCGTCAGCGATCCTCAGTCGCGTGGTGGGCGAGGACTGGCTGGCGGTGGGCGATGCGGCCAGTGCCTACGATCCGCTGACCGCCCATGGCATCGTCAAGGCGTTGCAGGACGGCGAGGCCGCCGCGCAGGCACTGGCCGCGCACCTGCAGGGCGCCGGCACGGCGCCGCTGATGGCGTACCAGGATGGCGTGTTCGCGCGCTTTCGCACCTATCTGCGCGAGCGCGAGGCGCTGTACGCGCGCGAGCGGCGCTGGGCGCAGGCACCGTTCTGGCAGGCCCGGCTGGCCGCCTGA